The Elephas maximus indicus isolate mEleMax1 chromosome 19, mEleMax1 primary haplotype, whole genome shotgun sequence genome contains a region encoding:
- the CCR7 gene encoding C-C chemokine receptor type 7 isoform X1, which translates to MDLGKPMKSVLVVALLVVFQVCLCQDEVTDDYIGDNTTVDYTLYESVCFKKDVRNFKAWFLPVMYSVICFVGLLGNGLVMLTYIYFKRLKTMTDTYLLNLAMADILFLLTLPFWAYSAAKSWDFGVHFCKFIFGTYKVSFFSGMLLLLCISIDRYVAIVQAVSAHRHRARVLLISKLSCVGIWILAVVLSIPELLYSGIQKSSSEQALRCSLITEHVEALITIQVAQMVVGFLIPLMAMSFCYLVIIRTLLQARNFERNKAIKVIIAVVVVFIVFQLPYNGVVLAQTVANFNFTSSSCELSKQLNIAYDVTYSLACVRCCVNPFLYAFIGVKFRSDLFKLFKDLGCLSQERLRQWSSCRHSRRSSMSADVETTTTFSP; encoded by the coding sequence GTGTGCCTGTGCCAAGATGAGGTCACAGACGATTACATCGGAGACAACACCACAGTGGACTACACCTTGTATGAGTCTGTGTGCTTCAAGAAGGATGTACGGAACTTTAAGGCCTGGTTCCTCCCAGTCATGTACTCAGTCATTTGCTTTGTGGGTCTGCTGGGCAATGGGCTGGTCATGTTGACTTACATCTATTTCAAGAGGCTCAAGACTATGACAGATACCTACCTGCTCAACCTGGCCATGGCAGACATCCTCTTTCTCCTGACCCTTCCCTTCTGGGCATACAGCGCAGCCAAGTCCTGGGACTTTGGTGTCCACTTTTGCAAGTTCATCTTTGGCACGTACAAGGTAAGCTTCTTCAGCGGCATGCTCCTCCTTCTTTGCATCAGCATCGACCGCTATGTCGCCATCGTGCAGGCTGTCTCAGCCCACCGCCACCGTGCCCGCGTCCTGCTCATCAGCAAGCTCTCCTGTGTGGGCATCTGGATACTTGCTGTGGTCCTCTCCATCCCAGAGCTGCTGTACAGCGGCATCCAGAAGAGCAGCAGCGAGCAGGCATTGCGATGCTCCCTCATTACTGAGCACGTGGAGGCCTTGATCACCATCCAGGTGGCCCAGATGGTGGTAGGCTTCCTAATCCCCCTCATGGCCATGAGCTTCTGCTACCTTGTCATCATCCGCACCCTGCTCCAGGCACGCAACTTTGAGCGCAATAAGGCCATCAAGGTGATCATCGCTGTGGTTGTGGTCTTCATAGTCTTCCAGCTGCCCTACAATGGGGTGGTCCTGGCCCAGACTGTGGCCAACTTCAATTTCACGAGCAGCAGCTGTGAGCTCAGCAAGCAGCTCAACATCGCCTACGATGTCACCTATAGCCTGGCCTGTGTCCGCTGCTGTGTCAACCCTTTCTTGTACGCCTTTATCGGTGTCAAGTTCCGCAGCGACCTCTTCAAGCTCTTCAAGGACTTGGGATGCCTCAGCCAGGAAAGGCTTCGGCAGTGGTCTTCCTGTCGGCACAGCCGGCGTTCCTCTATGAGTGCAGATGTTGAGACTACCACCACCTTCTCCCCATAG
- the CCR7 gene encoding C-C chemokine receptor type 7 isoform X2: protein MYSVICFVGLLGNGLVMLTYIYFKRLKTMTDTYLLNLAMADILFLLTLPFWAYSAAKSWDFGVHFCKFIFGTYKVSFFSGMLLLLCISIDRYVAIVQAVSAHRHRARVLLISKLSCVGIWILAVVLSIPELLYSGIQKSSSEQALRCSLITEHVEALITIQVAQMVVGFLIPLMAMSFCYLVIIRTLLQARNFERNKAIKVIIAVVVVFIVFQLPYNGVVLAQTVANFNFTSSSCELSKQLNIAYDVTYSLACVRCCVNPFLYAFIGVKFRSDLFKLFKDLGCLSQERLRQWSSCRHSRRSSMSADVETTTTFSP, encoded by the coding sequence ATGTACTCAGTCATTTGCTTTGTGGGTCTGCTGGGCAATGGGCTGGTCATGTTGACTTACATCTATTTCAAGAGGCTCAAGACTATGACAGATACCTACCTGCTCAACCTGGCCATGGCAGACATCCTCTTTCTCCTGACCCTTCCCTTCTGGGCATACAGCGCAGCCAAGTCCTGGGACTTTGGTGTCCACTTTTGCAAGTTCATCTTTGGCACGTACAAGGTAAGCTTCTTCAGCGGCATGCTCCTCCTTCTTTGCATCAGCATCGACCGCTATGTCGCCATCGTGCAGGCTGTCTCAGCCCACCGCCACCGTGCCCGCGTCCTGCTCATCAGCAAGCTCTCCTGTGTGGGCATCTGGATACTTGCTGTGGTCCTCTCCATCCCAGAGCTGCTGTACAGCGGCATCCAGAAGAGCAGCAGCGAGCAGGCATTGCGATGCTCCCTCATTACTGAGCACGTGGAGGCCTTGATCACCATCCAGGTGGCCCAGATGGTGGTAGGCTTCCTAATCCCCCTCATGGCCATGAGCTTCTGCTACCTTGTCATCATCCGCACCCTGCTCCAGGCACGCAACTTTGAGCGCAATAAGGCCATCAAGGTGATCATCGCTGTGGTTGTGGTCTTCATAGTCTTCCAGCTGCCCTACAATGGGGTGGTCCTGGCCCAGACTGTGGCCAACTTCAATTTCACGAGCAGCAGCTGTGAGCTCAGCAAGCAGCTCAACATCGCCTACGATGTCACCTATAGCCTGGCCTGTGTCCGCTGCTGTGTCAACCCTTTCTTGTACGCCTTTATCGGTGTCAAGTTCCGCAGCGACCTCTTCAAGCTCTTCAAGGACTTGGGATGCCTCAGCCAGGAAAGGCTTCGGCAGTGGTCTTCCTGTCGGCACAGCCGGCGTTCCTCTATGAGTGCAGATGTTGAGACTACCACCACCTTCTCCCCATAG